The Spirosoma foliorum genome has a window encoding:
- a CDS encoding alpha/beta hydrolase, whose translation MIKSIRISIAFLLLSTACLAQQEIPLYSGPVPNAKDVPDGEIRRADFIVSKVSRPTLSIFLPPKGKANGTAVIICPGGGYGVLVIKREGYDVAEAFAKQGVTAFVLKYRLPSDETMLNKSIGPLQDAQQAIKTVRQRAAEWQVDPQKIGIMGFSAGGHLAATAGTHYGKSLIENPADISLRPNFMVLVYPVISLTERIGHAGTRTNLLGSTPSPEQIRLYSNEEHVDATTPPTFLTHAGDDTVVPVANSLVFYEALQRNGILTDMHLYAKGEHGYLKTPAFDEWFGRCLHWLRQIDLMP comes from the coding sequence ATGATCAAATCCATTCGTATCTCCATTGCGTTCCTGCTTCTCTCAACGGCGTGTCTGGCGCAGCAGGAAATTCCACTCTATTCTGGTCCAGTCCCCAATGCCAAAGACGTTCCCGACGGCGAAATCAGGCGGGCCGATTTTATTGTGTCCAAGGTGTCTCGTCCGACGCTGTCCATCTTTTTGCCGCCCAAGGGGAAAGCCAATGGTACGGCGGTGATCATTTGTCCAGGCGGTGGTTATGGCGTCCTGGTGATCAAACGGGAAGGGTACGATGTGGCCGAGGCCTTTGCCAAACAGGGCGTAACGGCCTTTGTCTTGAAATACCGATTGCCGAGTGACGAAACCATGCTCAACAAATCCATCGGCCCGTTACAGGATGCGCAACAGGCCATAAAGACGGTTCGGCAACGGGCAGCTGAATGGCAGGTAGACCCGCAAAAAATAGGGATTATGGGTTTCTCGGCGGGTGGACATCTGGCAGCAACTGCCGGAACGCATTATGGTAAGTCGTTAATTGAGAATCCAGCAGACATCAGCCTGCGCCCGAACTTTATGGTTTTGGTGTACCCGGTTATCAGTCTGACGGAACGGATTGGGCATGCGGGCACACGTACGAATCTGCTGGGTTCCACGCCCAGTCCGGAGCAGATCCGCCTATATTCGAACGAGGAGCATGTCGACGCAACAACACCCCCCACCTTTCTGACCCATGCGGGCGACGATACGGTAGTGCCGGTTGCCAACAGTCTGGTTTTTTACGAAGCCCTGCAACGCAATGGTATCCTCACCGATATGCACCTATATGCCAAAGGGGAGCACGGCTATTTAAAGACGCCTGCCTTCGACGAATGGTTTGGTCGGTGCCTGCACTGGCTTCGGCAAATTGACTTGATGCCGTAG
- a CDS encoding SDR family NAD(P)-dependent oxidoreductase produces MATLFITGAAGGLGLSVTQTLLTQGHRVLAAIHSAKDKQQLPTEFPDNLFTYEIDLTNESAVTALIEQAITAHGPIDAAILLAGGYATGTLAETDGTLIDKMMTINFKTAYTTVQPIFTHMSQQSTGGRFVLIGARPALDAQAGKTAVAYALSKSLVFQLSDLINASGNGQNIYSTVIVPSIIDTALNRQAMPDADFTTWVDPQTIADTIAFVLFGEGRALREPVLKVYNQA; encoded by the coding sequence ATGGCAACCTTATTTATTACCGGCGCAGCAGGTGGACTGGGGCTCTCCGTCACCCAAACGCTGTTAACCCAGGGTCATCGTGTTCTTGCCGCGATTCATTCCGCAAAAGACAAACAGCAACTACCGACTGAATTTCCGGATAATCTGTTCACCTACGAAATTGATTTGACCAACGAATCGGCGGTTACTGCCTTGATCGAGCAGGCCATTACAGCTCACGGGCCCATTGATGCGGCTATTCTGTTGGCCGGTGGTTATGCCACTGGCACGCTGGCCGAAACCGATGGCACGTTGATTGATAAAATGATGACGATCAACTTTAAAACGGCCTATACCACAGTTCAGCCAATTTTCACCCACATGAGTCAGCAGTCTACCGGTGGTCGGTTTGTGTTGATCGGTGCCCGACCCGCTCTGGACGCCCAGGCAGGCAAAACGGCGGTGGCGTATGCCTTGTCAAAATCGCTGGTGTTTCAATTGTCTGATCTGATCAACGCATCGGGCAATGGACAAAACATCTACTCGACAGTGATTGTGCCCAGCATTATCGATACCGCCCTAAATCGGCAAGCCATGCCCGACGCCGATTTCACAACCTGGGTCGATCCACAAACGATTGCCGACACGATTGCCTTCGTCTTATTTGGCGAAGGCCGCGCCTTGCGTGAGCCCGTGTTGAAGGTGTATAATCAGGCGTAG